The Kineothrix sp. MB12-C1 genome includes a window with the following:
- a CDS encoding sensor histidine kinase: MRKLFQLVRGFSFNGKLNRKLNMMITVIMVPFIILVIYLLVSMINYCNSYNQIVKNVSLANSYNIDFKREIDAGMYQIAIGSAIPENILERKDIRNPYEVLGEAREDFTKLQKSTLAPGNARRVRRLIKTFDTLEKRMLEISQDAGESGHYEENLLRLDNNIRILTEVLQEAIQEYIHYETDHLESVRYELEQKEQDAVEISVTCLIVVIIGAVIVGFAISRSVVDPIVELCKTTEEVARGNFDVRVEVNSSDETAILAESFNRMISEMGELVEGIKQEQLNLRDAELKLLQAQINPHFLYNTLDTIMWMAEAGQKEEVVDLVSSLSGFFRTTLSKGRDFISVGEEVSHIQSYLEIQKFRYRDIMDYEIDIPIHMHRYPILKLTLQPLVENALYHGIKNKRGKGTIKVSGECKDDMLIFTIRDDGIGMTKEQLMELHSNIKKEQGDDEIAAGFGLANVNERIRLNYGKEYGLIFSSIYGQGTSVSVTIPVK, encoded by the coding sequence ATGAGGAAGCTGTTTCAGTTAGTTAGGGGTTTTAGCTTCAATGGTAAGCTGAACCGTAAGTTGAATATGATGATTACAGTGATTATGGTTCCTTTTATTATACTTGTCATCTACTTATTGGTCTCCATGATTAATTACTGTAATTCCTATAATCAGATTGTGAAGAATGTATCTCTTGCCAACAGCTATAATATCGATTTCAAGAGAGAGATCGATGCCGGTATGTATCAGATTGCCATAGGCTCCGCCATTCCGGAAAATATTCTGGAGAGAAAAGATATACGCAATCCTTATGAGGTGTTGGGTGAAGCCAGGGAAGATTTCACCAAGCTGCAGAAATCTACTCTGGCGCCGGGCAATGCCAGAAGGGTGAGGCGGCTTATTAAGACCTTCGATACGCTGGAAAAGCGAATGCTTGAGATTTCTCAGGATGCGGGAGAAAGCGGACACTATGAAGAGAATCTGCTTCGACTTGATAATAATATAAGAATCCTGACGGAGGTACTTCAGGAGGCAATTCAAGAATATATTCATTATGAGACAGATCATTTGGAATCTGTCAGGTATGAACTCGAGCAGAAAGAACAGGATGCGGTGGAGATTAGCGTTACCTGTTTGATTGTTGTCATAATTGGAGCGGTGATTGTCGGTTTTGCTATTTCCAGAAGCGTGGTTGACCCGATTGTTGAGTTGTGCAAGACGACGGAGGAGGTAGCCCGCGGTAACTTCGATGTCCGAGTCGAGGTGAATTCCTCGGATGAAACAGCGATTCTGGCAGAGAGCTTCAATCGTATGATTTCTGAAATGGGAGAATTAGTAGAAGGAATTAAGCAAGAGCAACTGAACCTTCGGGATGCGGAACTGAAGCTTCTGCAAGCGCAGATTAATCCTCACTTTCTATATAATACATTGGATACGATTATGTGGATGGCAGAAGCAGGGCAGAAGGAAGAGGTGGTGGACTTGGTTTCCTCTTTATCCGGTTTCTTTCGAACGACGCTCAGCAAGGGACGGGATTTTATCTCTGTAGGGGAAGAGGTCTCCCATATTCAGAGTTATCTGGAGATTCAGAAGTTCCGTTACCGGGATATTATGGACTATGAAATAGATATTCCCATTCATATGCACCGTTACCCTATCTTAAAGCTTACCCTTCAGCCTTTAGTTGAGAATGCTCTTTACCACGGAATCAAGAATAAAAGAGGAAAGGGAACAATTAAGGTCAGTGGAGAGTGTAAGGATGATATGCTCATTTTCACCATAAGGGATGACGGAATCGGAATGACGAAAGAACAACTTATGGAGCTTCATAGCAATATTAAGAAGGAGCAAGGTGATGATGAAATTGCGGCCGGTTTTGGTCTTGCGAATGTGAATGAGAGAATCCGCTTAAACTATGGAAAAGAATACGGCCTTATTTTTTCCAGTATCTATGGACAAGGAACTTCGGTCAGCGTAACGATACCGGTCAAATAA
- a CDS encoding transketolase family protein: MSEVKKIATRESYGNALAELGAEYPELVVLDADLAAATKTGVFQKVFPDRHIDCGIAECNMVGIGAGLSTVGKIPFVSTFAMFAAGRAFEQVRNSIGYPHLNVKIGATHAGITVGEDGASHQCNEDIALMRTIPGMVVMNPADDIEAKAAVRAAIEHKGPVYLRFGRAAAPVINDTPDYKFEIGKGTLLREGTDVTIVATGICVGSALEAADKLAEDGISAEVINICTIKPLDEELVIASAKKTGKVVTAEEHSVIGGLGSAVCDALCKANPVPVCKIGMQDVFGESGPAMALLEKYGLDGKGVYSTVKEFVGK; this comes from the coding sequence ATGTCAGAAGTAAAGAAGATAGCAACGAGAGAAAGTTATGGTAATGCGCTTGCAGAGCTTGGTGCAGAATATCCTGAACTTGTAGTATTGGATGCCGACCTTGCGGCAGCAACTAAGACAGGCGTGTTCCAGAAAGTTTTCCCCGATAGACATATTGATTGCGGTATTGCAGAATGTAACATGGTTGGAATCGGAGCCGGACTTTCTACAGTAGGGAAGATTCCTTTTGTCAGCACATTCGCAATGTTTGCGGCAGGACGTGCTTTCGAGCAGGTTCGTAACTCGATCGGATATCCTCACCTGAATGTGAAAATCGGTGCGACCCATGCAGGAATTACGGTAGGAGAGGATGGAGCTTCGCATCAGTGTAATGAGGACATTGCCCTTATGAGAACGATTCCCGGAATGGTCGTTATGAACCCGGCAGATGATATCGAAGCGAAAGCGGCAGTAAGAGCGGCTATTGAGCATAAAGGGCCGGTATATCTGCGTTTTGGACGTGCGGCGGCTCCTGTCATTAATGACACGCCGGATTACAAATTTGAAATCGGCAAAGGAACTCTCTTAAGAGAGGGAACAGATGTAACGATTGTAGCTACGGGGATCTGTGTAGGCAGTGCATTAGAAGCGGCAGATAAGCTTGCGGAAGATGGAATCAGCGCAGAAGTAATTAATATATGTACCATTAAGCCGTTAGATGAGGAACTGGTTATCGCATCTGCAAAGAAGACGGGTAAGGTAGTGACTGCAGAAGAACATTCAGTTATCGGTGGCCTTGGAAGCGCCGTATGTGACGCACTTTGCAAAGCTAACCCGGTACCGGTATGTAAGATCGGTATGCAGGATGTATTCGGTGAATCCGGTCCGGCAATGGCATTGTTGGAGAAGTATGGTCTGGACGGCAAAGGTGTCTATAGCACAGTAAAAGAATTCGTCGGAAAGTGA
- a CDS encoding ABC transporter substrate-binding protein: protein MKKKILSVILATAMVATMAGCGSATSQPATAEPVAEEAVAEEPAAEEPAAEETAEAASDELIVVGYAQVGAESDWRTANTESFKTTFTEENGYQLIFDDAQQKQENQIKAIRSFIQQEVDYIVVAPVVETGWETVLEEAKEAGIPVILSDRMMDVSDDSLYECWVGGNFIKEGEDAAAWVKSYLESQGRGEEEINIVTLQGTIGASAQVGRTDGFANGMQDNWVMLDKQTGEFTQSKGQEVMESFLKQYPDIDVVVCENDNMAFGAIDAIKAAGKTCGPEGDIIVISFDAVAAAFDAMIAGDLNATFECNPLHGPRVAEIIQKLRAGETVEKIQYVDEAYFDTSMDVPAVKETRAY, encoded by the coding sequence ATGAAAAAGAAAATTTTAAGCGTTATCCTTGCAACAGCAATGGTAGCAACGATGGCAGGCTGCGGTAGTGCAACTTCTCAGCCGGCAACGGCAGAACCAGTGGCTGAAGAAGCAGTAGCAGAAGAACCTGCGGCGGAAGAACCGGCAGCAGAGGAAACCGCAGAAGCAGCTTCCGATGAATTAATAGTAGTTGGTTATGCACAGGTTGGCGCGGAGTCCGATTGGAGAACAGCTAACACAGAATCTTTCAAGACGACATTTACAGAAGAAAATGGTTATCAGTTGATTTTTGACGATGCTCAGCAGAAACAGGAAAACCAGATTAAGGCAATCCGTTCCTTTATTCAGCAGGAAGTTGATTATATCGTAGTTGCTCCCGTAGTTGAAACAGGATGGGAAACTGTTTTGGAAGAAGCAAAAGAAGCAGGTATTCCTGTAATTCTTTCTGACAGAATGATGGATGTATCTGACGATTCTTTATATGAGTGCTGGGTTGGCGGTAACTTCATAAAAGAAGGTGAAGATGCAGCAGCTTGGGTGAAATCTTATCTGGAAAGCCAGGGAAGAGGCGAAGAAGAAATCAATATTGTTACTCTTCAGGGAACGATCGGAGCATCTGCACAGGTTGGACGTACCGATGGTTTTGCGAATGGAATGCAGGATAACTGGGTTATGTTAGACAAACAGACCGGTGAATTCACACAGTCCAAAGGACAGGAAGTTATGGAGTCATTCTTGAAGCAGTATCCCGATATCGACGTAGTTGTATGTGAGAACGACAACATGGCATTCGGTGCAATCGATGCTATCAAAGCAGCAGGTAAGACGTGCGGACCGGAAGGCGATATTATCGTTATTTCCTTCGACGCAGTAGCAGCAGCTTTCGATGCGATGATCGCAGGCGACTTAAATGCAACATTTGAATGTAATCCTCTTCACGGACCTCGTGTAGCTGAAATCATTCAGAAGCTTAGAGCAGGCGAAACAGTAGAGAAGATTCAGTATGTAGATGAAGCTTACTTCGATACATCCATGGATGTTCCGGCAGTAAAAGAAACACGCGCATACTAA
- a CDS encoding ABC transporter permease translates to MNNTAKMLKKLTGYKLFLPFLCLALVLFVNVIKTPSFFVITINNGVFYGYIIDVINRASELVILAVGMTLVVAASGGTDISVGAVSALAGAVCCFVLSGGEQSVNEYHAPYFIGVLAAMAVGIVCGAWNGFLVAKMKIQPMVATLILFTAGRGIAQLITDGQMIYVRVDHFKKLGAFIGGVPLPTPVFAAVIVVVLTMLLLRKTALGLYIQTVGINAKAARLVGLNSTLIQFLTYAYCGLCAGIAGLIITSRVYSIDANNAGLNMELDAILAVALGGNSLGGGKFSLAGSVIGAYTIQALTTTLYAMGVSADQIPVYKAIVVVIIVSLQSPELAKIWKGFTKRISDNSTRKKVA, encoded by the coding sequence ATGAATAATACGGCGAAAATGCTGAAGAAATTGACGGGGTATAAGCTCTTCTTGCCATTTTTATGCTTGGCACTCGTGTTGTTTGTCAACGTTATAAAAACACCGAGCTTTTTTGTAATTACAATTAATAATGGGGTATTTTATGGATATATTATCGACGTCATCAACCGTGCCAGTGAGCTTGTTATTCTTGCAGTAGGAATGACGCTTGTTGTTGCAGCTTCCGGAGGTACAGATATCTCTGTAGGCGCGGTTAGTGCTCTGGCAGGAGCGGTATGCTGCTTTGTACTTTCCGGAGGAGAGCAATCGGTAAACGAGTATCACGCCCCTTATTTTATCGGTGTGCTGGCGGCGATGGCAGTTGGTATTGTATGCGGTGCATGGAACGGATTCCTGGTGGCGAAGATGAAGATTCAGCCGATGGTGGCAACTCTGATTCTTTTTACGGCAGGACGCGGTATCGCACAGCTTATCACGGATGGACAGATGATTTATGTACGCGTGGATCACTTCAAGAAGTTGGGAGCTTTCATCGGTGGTGTTCCCCTTCCTACGCCGGTATTCGCAGCAGTTATTGTAGTAGTTCTGACTATGTTGCTTCTGAGAAAAACAGCTCTTGGACTTTATATTCAGACAGTAGGTATTAACGCTAAGGCAGCCAGGCTGGTAGGGCTGAACTCCACATTGATACAGTTTCTGACTTATGCTTATTGCGGATTATGTGCCGGTATTGCAGGATTGATCATCACTTCGAGAGTATATTCTATCGATGCTAATAATGCGGGACTTAATATGGAGTTGGATGCAATTCTTGCGGTAGCGCTTGGCGGAAATAGCTTGGGAGGCGGTAAGTTCTCGTTGGCAGGTAGCGTAATTGGAGCATATACGATTCAGGCACTTACGACAACCTTATATGCCATGGGCGTATCTGCGGATCAGATTCCAGTGTATAAGGCAATCGTAGTGGTTATTATCGTATCCTTGCAGTCGCCGGAGCTTGCGAAGATCTGGAAGGGATTTACGAAGAGAATTAGTGATAATAGTACGAGAAAGAAGGTGGCATAA
- a CDS encoding sugar ABC transporter ATP-binding protein: MENGNKENKIVLTMRHINKNFPGVVALDNVDFTLRVGEIHALMGENGAGKSTLIKVLTGVEEFEAGEIKIDGMSHPIINKSPQEAQANGISTVYQEVNLCPNLSVAENLFIGREPKKFGAIDWKTMNRKSKEVLGNLDIDIDVTKTLDNYSIAIQQMIAIARAVDMSARVLILDEPTSSLDDGEVEKLFVLMKKLKAQGVGIVFVTHFLEQVYEVCDRITVLRNGALVGEFEVEKLPRVRLVAEMMGKDFDDLAAIKKGGKGEKKVSEEVVIDAKQLYHTGTIRPFDIQIHKGEVIGLTGLLGSGRSELARAIYGADKADGGNLSVKGKKVLIGAPIDAMQEGMAYLPENRKEEGIIADLSVRENIMIALQAKKGMFKLLSKKEQEEFTDKYIELLQIKTANREVPIKQLSGGNQQKVILGRWLLTDPDFIILDEPTRGIDIGTKTEIQKLVLKLAGEGMSVMFISSEIEEMLRTCSRMAVLRDGWKVGELEENELSQEGVMKAIAGGGSDE; encoded by the coding sequence ATGGAAAACGGCAACAAGGAAAATAAAATTGTATTGACAATGCGTCATATTAATAAGAATTTCCCCGGAGTTGTAGCGCTGGACAATGTAGATTTTACATTAAGAGTAGGAGAAATACACGCTCTGATGGGAGAAAACGGCGCGGGAAAATCGACTTTAATCAAGGTGTTAACCGGAGTAGAGGAATTCGAAGCGGGAGAAATTAAAATTGATGGAATGTCCCATCCAATCATTAATAAATCGCCCCAGGAGGCGCAGGCTAACGGTATCAGTACCGTATATCAGGAGGTGAACCTCTGTCCGAATCTGTCTGTTGCCGAGAACCTTTTTATTGGCAGAGAACCGAAGAAATTCGGGGCAATTGATTGGAAAACTATGAACAGAAAGTCTAAGGAAGTATTAGGCAATCTGGATATCGATATAGATGTAACAAAGACACTGGATAATTACTCCATCGCGATACAGCAGATGATAGCGATAGCGAGAGCTGTGGATATGTCGGCCAGAGTATTGATTCTGGATGAACCGACCTCTTCGTTAGATGATGGTGAAGTAGAGAAATTATTCGTGTTAATGAAAAAGCTGAAGGCGCAGGGAGTAGGAATTGTATTCGTTACTCACTTCCTGGAGCAGGTATATGAGGTCTGTGACCGGATTACTGTTCTTAGAAATGGTGCCTTAGTAGGTGAATTCGAAGTGGAGAAGTTACCTAGAGTGCGTCTTGTAGCAGAGATGATGGGAAAAGACTTCGACGATCTTGCTGCTATTAAGAAGGGCGGAAAAGGTGAGAAAAAGGTGAGTGAAGAAGTGGTTATTGATGCGAAGCAGCTATACCACACGGGTACGATTAGACCTTTCGACATTCAGATACATAAAGGTGAGGTTATCGGACTCACCGGGCTATTAGGCTCCGGTCGTAGTGAGTTGGCGCGTGCCATCTACGGTGCGGATAAGGCGGATGGCGGCAATCTTTCTGTAAAAGGGAAAAAAGTCTTAATCGGGGCGCCTATTGATGCAATGCAGGAAGGTATGGCCTATTTGCCGGAAAACAGAAAGGAAGAAGGTATTATTGCCGACCTTTCCGTAAGAGAAAATATTATGATTGCCTTACAGGCGAAAAAGGGAATGTTCAAACTGCTTAGCAAGAAGGAGCAAGAAGAATTCACGGATAAATATATAGAACTTTTGCAGATTAAAACGGCCAACAGAGAAGTTCCTATTAAGCAGTTATCTGGCGGTAACCAGCAGAAGGTAATTCTGGGAAGGTGGCTATTAACCGATCCTGACTTTATCATTCTCGATGAGCCTACCAGGGGTATTGATATTGGTACGAAGACGGAGATACAGAAGTTAGTGCTTAAGCTGGCGGGAGAAGGAATGTCCGTTATGTTTATTTCCTCTGAAATAGAGGAGATGCTTCGTACCTGCTCGCGGATGGCTGTTTTGAGAGATGGCTGGAAGGTAGGAGAACTGGAAGAGAATGAGCTTTCACAGGAAGGTGTTATGAAAGCGATAGCAGGAGGTGGAAGTGATGAATAA
- a CDS encoding response regulator: MLKVFLVEDEIVMREGIKNNIPWKEEGFDFVGEASDGELAYPMIRKLQPDIIITDIKMPFMDGLELSRLVKKDFPDTSIIILSGYDEFEYAKEAIKIGVTEYLVKPISSARLLEAVKEIGSRIEKEQEKKTYLEQFKKEMKEMELHEKEKFLHEILSGKMPLPELLEKGKRLNIHLAAGVYNVILFMMRRSEDSDNIHLKELAKAWDNILELVEETGNIYMFNRGIDGVEFLFLDETPEQLERKREGFLKRLEKISSGHEQVQYFGGVGNIVYRLREIQESYESASKAFSYRYLVPYNRIVFADNMENMRVEFNKDVDIDLKEMDFGKIDRRIVKNFLSKGLLEEAPHFIEDYFSSLGIGNVESILFRQYITSDMYFGAVVFVEDLGYSADNIVNVFGDFKAISEVLPSLEKTKEYLKKMMREAITLRDKVSVKKYGSLIDDAKEYIEQNYDSEDISLNSVATHVNISPSHFSSIFSQEEGQTFIEYLTALRMNKAKELLMCSSLKSSEIGYSVGYKDPHYFSYLFKKTQNCTPREYRMRGKAGMEEA, from the coding sequence ATGTTAAAGGTTTTTCTTGTAGAGGATGAAATCGTAATGCGGGAGGGGATTAAGAATAATATTCCATGGAAGGAGGAAGGCTTCGATTTCGTAGGAGAAGCGAGTGATGGCGAGTTGGCGTATCCTATGATTCGTAAGCTTCAGCCGGATATTATCATTACGGATATTAAAATGCCTTTTATGGATGGATTAGAACTCAGCCGCCTCGTAAAGAAAGACTTTCCTGACACGAGCATTATTATATTGAGCGGTTATGACGAATTCGAGTACGCTAAGGAGGCTATTAAGATCGGCGTGACAGAATACTTGGTGAAGCCTATTTCTTCTGCCAGGCTTTTAGAAGCAGTGAAGGAAATTGGCAGCCGCATTGAAAAGGAACAGGAGAAGAAGACGTACTTAGAACAATTCAAAAAGGAAATGAAAGAAATGGAGCTTCATGAAAAAGAGAAGTTCCTTCATGAGATTCTTTCCGGTAAGATGCCTTTGCCCGAGCTTTTAGAAAAAGGAAAGCGGTTGAATATTCATCTGGCAGCGGGGGTTTATAATGTGATTCTTTTTATGATGCGCAGGTCGGAAGATAGCGATAATATTCATTTGAAGGAATTGGCAAAGGCGTGGGATAATATTCTGGAGTTGGTGGAAGAAACGGGTAATATTTATATGTTTAACCGGGGTATCGATGGCGTAGAGTTTCTCTTCCTGGATGAGACACCCGAACAGTTGGAGAGAAAAAGAGAAGGCTTTTTAAAGCGGCTGGAGAAAATTTCTTCCGGTCATGAACAAGTACAATACTTCGGTGGTGTGGGAAATATAGTCTATCGGTTAAGAGAGATACAGGAATCTTATGAAAGTGCCAGCAAAGCTTTCTCTTATCGCTATTTGGTGCCTTATAACCGGATTGTTTTTGCAGATAACATGGAAAATATGCGGGTAGAATTCAATAAGGATGTGGATATAGACTTAAAGGAAATGGACTTTGGGAAAATAGACCGCCGTATTGTGAAAAATTTTCTTAGTAAAGGATTGTTGGAAGAGGCTCCGCATTTTATAGAGGATTATTTCTCAAGTCTTGGGATTGGCAATGTGGAGTCCATACTGTTTCGCCAGTATATCACTTCCGATATGTACTTTGGAGCAGTTGTATTTGTAGAAGATCTAGGGTATAGCGCGGATAATATAGTTAACGTATTCGGAGACTTTAAGGCGATTTCAGAGGTACTTCCTTCCCTGGAGAAGACGAAGGAGTATCTGAAGAAAATGATGCGGGAAGCGATTACTCTCAGAGATAAGGTATCTGTGAAGAAATATGGGAGTCTGATTGATGATGCGAAGGAATATATTGAACAGAATTACGATTCCGAAGATATCTCGCTTAACAGTGTAGCGACCCACGTCAATATAAGTCCAAGCCATTTTAGCAGTATTTTCAGTCAGGAGGAGGGGCAGACGTTTATCGAATATTTGACCGCTCTTCGTATGAACAAGGCGAAGGAACTTTTGATGTGCTCTAGCTTAAAAAGTTCAGAAATCGGTTACTCGGTAGGCTATAAAGACCCTCATTATTTCAGCTATCTTTTTAAGAAGACACAGAACTGCACGCCGAGGGAATACCGTATGAGGGGAAAGGCAGGCATGGAAGAGGCATGA
- a CDS encoding transketolase — protein MENLELQKKANEIRKGVITAVHSAKAGHPGGSLSAADVYTYLYFEEMNVDPKNPNKEDRDRFVLSKGHTAPGLYSTLAQKGYFPVEDLKTLRKMGSYLQGHPDMKHIPGVDMSSGSLGQGISAAVGMALGAKLDNKDFRVYTLLGDGELQEGQVWEAAMFAGHRKLDNLVVIVDNNGLQIDGNVDDICSPYPIDKKFEAFNFHVINADAHDFDALRSAFAEARNTKGMPTAIVVRSVKGKGVSFMEGKAAWHGTAPNDEQYAVAMADLERIGEELCQK, from the coding sequence ATGGAAAATTTAGAATTACAAAAAAAAGCCAACGAAATCCGAAAAGGAGTTATCACGGCAGTTCACAGTGCAAAAGCTGGACATCCGGGTGGTTCTTTATCGGCGGCAGATGTTTATACCTATCTGTACTTTGAAGAGATGAACGTAGACCCCAAGAATCCAAACAAGGAGGATAGAGACAGGTTTGTATTGTCAAAAGGCCATACGGCACCGGGTCTGTATTCCACCTTGGCACAGAAAGGATATTTCCCTGTGGAAGATCTTAAGACCCTGCGCAAAATGGGTTCTTATTTACAGGGACATCCCGATATGAAGCATATTCCGGGTGTGGATATGTCCAGCGGTTCTTTAGGCCAGGGTATATCTGCTGCAGTAGGAATGGCACTTGGCGCTAAGTTGGACAATAAAGATTTTCGTGTATATACACTTCTTGGAGATGGTGAGCTTCAGGAAGGACAGGTATGGGAAGCGGCGATGTTCGCCGGCCATAGAAAGCTCGATAATCTCGTCGTTATCGTAGACAATAACGGTCTGCAGATCGACGGTAACGTTGATGATATATGTTCCCCCTATCCGATAGATAAGAAGTTTGAAGCATTTAACTTCCATGTAATCAATGCAGATGCTCATGATTTCGATGCTTTGAGAAGTGCATTTGCAGAGGCTCGCAATACGAAGGGTATGCCCACTGCAATTGTAGTACGCAGTGTAAAAGGAAAAGGTGTTTCTTTCATGGAAGGCAAGGCTGCATGGCATGGAACTGCTCCTAACGATGAGCAGTACGCAGTGGCAATGGCAGACTTAGAAAGGATAGGTGAAGAATTATGTCAGAAGTAA
- a CDS encoding ABC transporter permease subunit: protein MKKLKLEGNQFLLLITIVLFFVMYAIGLIVFKDNNFGRLQVFLNLFISNAGLIVIAVSMTMVLITGGIDISVGSVVAMTCMLLAWMMEKKGIGAIPAVVMVLLVGVVFGLVQGFLIAYLKIQPFIVTLAGMFFARGMTAIISTEMISIKNEMFLSWAQAKMYFPFGGYVNKKGVIVNPYIYPSVVMALIVLVVIFLMLKYTKFGRSIYAVGGNEQSALLMGLNVRRTKLKVYILDGFLAAFGGFLFALNTCSGFVEQAKGFEMEAIAGAVIGGTLLTGGVGNVIGSLFGVLIKGTIETFITFQGTLSSWWTKITIAALLAFFIILQSLFAKVKEKRK, encoded by the coding sequence ATGAAGAAATTAAAGTTAGAAGGCAATCAGTTCCTGCTTCTCATTACCATTGTACTATTTTTCGTTATGTATGCTATCGGATTGATTGTATTTAAGGATAATAACTTCGGACGTTTACAGGTATTTTTAAATCTTTTTATTTCCAATGCGGGCTTGATTGTAATCGCGGTATCCATGACTATGGTGCTTATTACAGGCGGTATCGATATTTCGGTAGGTTCTGTAGTAGCTATGACGTGTATGCTGCTGGCATGGATGATGGAGAAGAAAGGAATCGGAGCGATACCCGCAGTAGTCATGGTTCTGTTAGTGGGAGTTGTATTCGGGTTGGTACAGGGTTTTCTTATCGCTTATTTGAAGATACAGCCATTTATCGTTACCCTTGCAGGAATGTTCTTTGCCAGAGGTATGACGGCTATTATCAGTACAGAGATGATCAGTATTAAGAATGAAATGTTCTTGAGCTGGGCACAGGCTAAAATGTATTTTCCTTTCGGAGGATACGTGAACAAAAAAGGAGTCATTGTTAATCCTTATATTTATCCGAGTGTAGTTATGGCTCTTATCGTACTTGTTGTTATCTTTCTTATGCTCAAGTATACGAAGTTCGGACGTTCGATCTATGCAGTAGGCGGTAATGAGCAATCCGCACTCTTGATGGGACTTAATGTAAGAAGAACGAAATTAAAAGTATATATTCTGGATGGCTTTCTGGCAGCCTTCGGCGGATTCTTATTCGCCTTGAATACTTGCTCAGGATTCGTAGAGCAAGCCAAAGGTTTCGAGATGGAAGCCATTGCCGGCGCCGTAATCGGCGGAACTTTATTGACAGGCGGTGTGGGAAATGTTATCGGTAGTTTGTTCGGTGTATTGATCAAAGGAACGATAGAGACTTTCATCACTTTCCAGGGAACGTTATCTTCCTGGTGGACGAAAATTACAATAGCAGCATTGTTAGCCTTTTTCATCATACTTCAGAGCCTTTTTGCCAAGGTAAAGGAAAAACGTAAATAG